In one window of Macrobrachium rosenbergii isolate ZJJX-2024 chromosome 27, ASM4041242v1, whole genome shotgun sequence DNA:
- the LOC136853466 gene encoding elongation factor 1-alpha-like, whose translation MGKEKIHISIVVVGHVDSGKSTTTGHLIYKCGGIDKRTIEKFEKESSEMGKGSFKYAWVLDKLKAERERGITIDIALWKFETNKFYVTIIDAPGHRDFIKNMITGTSQADCAVLIVAAGTGEFEAGISKNGQTREHVLLCFTLGVKQLIVAVNKMDSTEPKYSEKRFEEIHKEITAYVKKVGYNPAIVPIIPISGFNGDNMLEKSDNMSWWKKRKIERKSGSYEYETLFDALDNIEPPSRPVDKALRLPLQDVYKIGGIGTVPVGRVETGILKPGMVVNFAPTGPTTEVKSVEMHHEALTEAVPGDNVGFNVKNVSVKELKRGFVASDSKNDPAKEAQDFTAQVIVLNHPGQIQAGYSPVLDCHTAHIACKFAELVTKIDRRTGKELEAAPKCVKSGDSCIVKMVPTKPMCVETFQQYPPLGRFAVRDMKQTVAVGVIKEVTKKEAGGKTTKAAEKALKKK comes from the exons ATGGGTAAGGAGAAGATTCACATTTCCATTGTCGTGGTCGGTCACGTAGACTCTGGCAAGTCAACCACCACTGGCCATCTCATCTACAAATGCGGTGGTATTGACAAGAGAACCATTGAGAAGTTCGAGAAGGAATCCAGTGAAATGGGCAAGGGCTCCTTCAAGTATGCCTGGGTATTGGACAAGCTCAAGGCTGAACGTGAACGTGGTATCACCATTGACATTGCTCTCTGGAAGTTTGAAACAAACAAGTTCTACGTCACAATCATTGATGCCCCAGGCCATCGTGATTTCATCAAGAACATGATTACAGGAACATCTCAGGCTGACTGCGCTGTGTTGATTGTAGCTGCAGGTACTGGTGAGTTTGAAGCTGGTATCTCCAAGAACGGTCAGACCCGTGAACACGTACTGTTGTGTTTCACCCTGGGTGTCAAGCAGCTCATTGTAGCTGTCAACAAGATGGACAGCACTGAACCTAAATACAGCGAGAAACGTTTCGAGGAAATCCATAAGGAAATTACTGCCTATGTCAAGAAAGTTGGTTACAACCCAGCCATTGTACCTATCATTCCCATTTCTGGTTTCAACGGAGACAACATGTTGGAGAAGTCTGACAACATGTCAtggtggaagaagaggaagattgaACGCAAGAGTGGATCCTATGAATATGAGACCCTCTTTGATGCTCTGGACAACATTGAGCCCCCATCAAGACCTGTGGACAAGGCCCTTCGTCTTCCTCTGCAG GATGTATACAAAATTGGTGGTATTGGAACAGTGCCTGTTGGACGTGTGGAGACTGGCATCCTTAAGCCTGGTATGGTGGTCAACTTTGCTCCAACTGGACCTACCACTGAGGTAAAATCTGTGGAGATGCACCACGAAGCTCTGACTGAGGCTGTTCCAGGCGATAACGTTGGCTTCAACGTTAAGAACGTCTCTGTCAAGGAGTTGAAGAGAGGTTTTGTAGCATCCGACTCCAAGAATGATCCTGCCAAGGAGGCCCAAGATTTTACTGCTCAGGTTATTGTGCTAAACCACCCCGGCCAAATCCAGGCTGGATATTCCCCTGTGCTCGACTGCCACACTGCTCACATTGCTTGCAAGTTTGCCGAATTGGTGACAAAGATCGATAGGCGTACTGGTAAGGAGCTTGAGGCTGCTCCAAAATGCGTAAAATCTGGAGACTCCTGTATTGTAAAGATGGTACCTACCAAGCCAATGTGTGTAGAAACATTCCAGCAATATCCTCCCCTTGGTCGGTTTGCTGTCCGTGACATGAAGCAGACCGTAGCTGTAGGCGTAATTAAGGAAGTCACCAAGAAGGAAGCTGGTGGCAAGACCACAAAAGCTGCTGAAAAAGCCCTGAAGAAGAAGTAA